From Nymphaea colorata isolate Beijing-Zhang1983 chromosome 6, ASM883128v2, whole genome shotgun sequence, a single genomic window includes:
- the LOC116255627 gene encoding GATA transcription factor 21-like: MAHALNLSLGSGQPLLQNNYPQESAAADHSADQLELLSSQSVFHGRTGKDQEEQLFSVSKEVEDDHRRARDLGVHLTLGCHGDGTASSPCWINGSSPAAKAGEPSSTTNFVRVCVFCNTSKTPLWRGGPHGPKSLCNACGIRYRKARRALAAAAAVTDSAAHFPANPPILALNRPDLMTKRRKQCRNPAKFVGRRQEKLGLTAYATDCVKGTQDPSEGLFFSSARLSFGKGLSRRSAFRQVLPKEEEDAAELLMALSYGLVHG, encoded by the exons ATGGCACACGCCCTGAACCTCTCCCTTGGTAGCGGCCAGCCGCTGCTCCAGAACAATTACCCTCAGGAATCTGCTGCCGCCGATCACTCTGCAGATCAGCTGGAACTTCTGTCTTCTCAATCAGTCTTTCATGGAAGAACTGGGAAAGATCAGGAGGAGCAGCTCTTCTCAGTGAGCAAGGAGGTGGAAGATGATCATCGCCGTGCCCGTGATCTGGGCGTTCACCTTACACTCGGTTGCCATGGCGACGGCACTGCTTCCAGTCCCTGCTGGATCAATGGCAGTTCTCCTGCAGCCAAGGCTGGGGAGCCATCTTCTACCACAAATTTTGTTAGAGTTTGTGTTTTCTGCAACACTAGCAAGACTCCTCTATGGCGAGGCGGCCCACATGGCCCTAAG TCTCTATGCAATGCATGTGGCATCAGATACAGAAAGGCTAGGCGCGCTttagctgctgctgctgccgtcACTGATTCAGCTGCTCATTTCCCGGCAAATCCACCAATTCTGGCCCTGAACCGGCCTGACTTGATGACCAAAAGAAGGAAGCAATGCCGGAATCCGGCAAAGTTTGTGGGCAGGAGACAGGAAAAGCTGGGCCTAACAGCTTATGCAACAGATTGCGTGAAGGGTACTCAGGATCCAAGTGAAggacttttcttttcttcggcACGCTTGAGCTTCGGTAAAGGCCTGAGCAGGCGTTCAGCGTTCCGCCAGGTGCTCcccaaggaagaagaagacgcaGCAGAGCTCCTTATGGCTCTATCTTATGGCTTAGTTCACGGCTGA